Proteins co-encoded in one Candidatus Nomurabacteria bacterium genomic window:
- a CDS encoding acyl-CoA desaturase, which produces MHTRNISWASVVDVVVLHTLGLWGLWYAFAYASGSIITLAVVWYVLGGLGVTVGAHRYFTHQAFVPRTYLAYALAILFASTGQGTLRDWAARHLQHHGNSDVSGKDPHSPVDGFWHAHMGWILKHDSLRIEEVYKLATYGSDLRRRVVDWEARHHKVLVVSMVFGLPLFLGLLCGDVLGGFLVIGFARLLVLSHSIWSVNSFGHRFGAKTKAGSLSRNYGNLFHVPFFAILTLGEAWHSNHHDAPRDWNLGKKMTEIDIGAMSIWLLHKLGWVQFASDIQPPGCRHE; this is translated from the coding sequence ATGCACACCAGAAATATTTCCTGGGCATCGGTGGTTGATGTAGTGGTATTACACACGCTGGGTTTGTGGGGCTTGTGGTATGCATTTGCGTACGCAAGCGGTTCGATTATTACGCTCGCGGTGGTGTGGTATGTGCTCGGCGGTCTTGGTGTCACGGTAGGGGCACATCGCTACTTCACACATCAGGCATTTGTGCCGCGTACGTACCTTGCGTACGCACTGGCGATACTCTTTGCTTCTACCGGACAGGGTACGTTGCGCGACTGGGCAGCCAGGCATTTGCAGCATCATGGCAATTCCGATGTGTCGGGGAAAGATCCACACTCGCCGGTAGATGGCTTCTGGCATGCGCATATGGGATGGATTTTGAAGCATGACTCATTGCGTATTGAAGAAGTGTACAAGCTAGCGACGTACGGCAGTGATCTCAGGCGTCGAGTAGTCGATTGGGAGGCCCGGCACCATAAAGTGTTGGTGGTATCGATGGTGTTTGGGTTGCCGCTATTTCTTGGGCTGCTCTGTGGTGATGTGCTTGGCGGCTTCTTGGTGATTGGGTTTGCGCGACTTCTGGTGCTCTCACACAGCATCTGGTCGGTCAATTCCTTTGGTCATCGCTTTGGCGCCAAGACCAAGGCCGGAAGTCTCTCGCGCAATTACGGTAACCTGTTCCACGTGCCATTCTTCGCCATTCTTACCCTTGGTGAGGCGTGGCATAGCAATCATCACGATGCGCCGCGAGATTGGAATCTGGGTAAAAAAATGACGGAGATTGATATCGGTGCCATGAGTATCTGGCTGCTTCACAAGCTCGGCTGGGTGCAATTTGCCTCTGACATACAGCCTCCGGGGTGTCGCCACGAGTAA
- a CDS encoding PEP-CTERM sorting domain-containing protein has protein sequence MAHALPVLEVHNGDTFDYVQGTSYNFVANLTQEDYKFSFGVRNFCLEGAIPSPATCGELDVTISAPEGMDLFVAYTTGLDFGGTYLGYPIEYGAPGLLPGGETYVFTIGGTLRPSELHAVGLWVLDPSVLPEGGYPVGSIYQGNIDLPPVSSVPEPGSLALMLTGLGLLGVTARRRKV, from the coding sequence ATGGCGCATGCGCTTCCGGTTCTGGAAGTGCACAATGGCGACACCTTTGATTACGTTCAAGGGACTAGCTATAACTTCGTGGCAAATCTCACGCAGGAAGACTACAAGTTCTCCTTCGGGGTTCGGAATTTTTGTCTGGAAGGAGCGATTCCGTCGCCGGCAACGTGCGGAGAGCTTGACGTCACCATCTCGGCACCGGAAGGCATGGACCTTTTCGTGGCTTACACCACAGGCCTCGACTTCGGTGGTACATACCTCGGTTATCCGATCGAGTATGGTGCGCCGGGCTTGCTCCCCGGGGGTGAGACCTACGTGTTCACCATCGGTGGCACGCTTCGTCCGTCGGAGCTCCACGCAGTCGGTCTTTGGGTGCTTGATCCGAGCGTCTTGCCGGAAGGTGGTTATCCGGTCGGCTCGATCTATCAAGGCAACATCGACTTGCCGCCCGTTTCTTCGGTGCCGGAACCCGGTTCGCTGGCGCTCATGCTGACTGGCCTCGGCCTGCTCGGTGTGACGGCGCGTCGCCGCAAAGTCTGA
- a CDS encoding NADP-dependent malic enzyme: protein MPTKKPDYNKLALALHKKLKGKIEVVTKGPLKTKTDWSTMYSPGVGAVSSHLAKKPQEARDYTMKRNTVAVVSDGSAVLGLGNLGAIPALPVMEGKAAIFKAMANIDAVPIVLDTQEPEEIIRIVKAIAPGFGGINLEDIAAPKCFEIETRLKAELQIPVMHDDQHGTAIVVLAGLINAAKVVEKKFDALKVVVVGAGAAGRAISLLLSQAGVGEVIVVDSKGAIYEGRPGLEGYKKDLAKVTNQSKLSGDVMQVVDGADVIVGVSGPGTIAKAHIEAMSHQPIVFALANPIPEIMPEDAKRAGAAVVATGRSDYPNQINNSLAFPGVFRGALDKGVTGITDEMKMAAAKKIAGLIKKPTAEMVIPPVMTPGLVKTVASAIKKEK from the coding sequence ATGCCTACCAAAAAACCAGACTACAACAAACTCGCACTCGCCTTACATAAAAAGTTGAAGGGAAAGATTGAAGTAGTGACTAAAGGTCCGCTAAAGACCAAAACTGATTGGAGTACGATGTATTCCCCTGGGGTAGGGGCGGTATCTTCGCATCTGGCTAAGAAGCCGCAAGAGGCACGTGACTATACCATGAAGCGTAACACCGTCGCGGTGGTGAGTGATGGTTCGGCGGTCTTGGGTCTTGGTAATCTTGGTGCGATTCCTGCGCTGCCGGTGATGGAAGGGAAGGCGGCAATTTTTAAAGCAATGGCTAATATTGATGCAGTACCGATTGTGCTCGATACGCAAGAACCAGAAGAAATTATTCGAATTGTAAAAGCGATTGCGCCTGGGTTTGGAGGGATTAATCTCGAAGATATTGCGGCGCCGAAGTGTTTTGAAATTGAAACAAGGCTTAAGGCGGAACTTCAGATTCCAGTGATGCATGATGACCAACACGGGACAGCGATTGTGGTATTGGCCGGCCTTATCAATGCAGCGAAGGTGGTAGAGAAAAAGTTTGATGCGCTGAAGGTGGTGGTGGTTGGTGCTGGTGCGGCCGGCCGGGCAATTTCGCTTCTTTTGTCTCAGGCGGGAGTAGGTGAGGTAATTGTGGTTGATTCGAAAGGGGCGATTTACGAAGGTCGCCCAGGACTTGAAGGGTACAAAAAAGATCTCGCGAAGGTAACGAATCAAAGTAAGCTTAGTGGCGATGTGATGCAGGTGGTAGATGGGGCTGATGTGATTGTGGGAGTGTCGGGGCCGGGGACGATTGCAAAGGCACACATTGAAGCTATGTCACACCAGCCGATTGTGTTTGCACTCGCCAATCCGATTCCAGAAATTATGCCCGAAGATGCCAAGCGGGCTGGGGCAGCGGTGGTGGCGACTGGTCGCTCAGATTATCCTAATCAAATCAATAACTCGCTCGCATTCCCAGGGGTGTTCCGTGGTGCGCTCGATAAAGGTGTGACTGGTATTACTGACGAAATGAAAATGGCTGCTGCCAAGAAGATTGCTGGACTGATTAAGAAGCCAACGGCTGAAATGGTGATTCCGCCAGTGATGACCCCAGGGCTGGTTAAGACAGTGGCGAGTGCAATTAAGAAAGAGAAGTAA
- a CDS encoding site-specific DNA-methyltransferase, with amino-acid sequence MKKVQHGDIYLVGTHLIGCGDSCNASFVSEVLQGQKVQAIVTDPPYGVAYVQNKEGVAELGVSNAKDIKGDHLQSEYEYARFTESWLGAIKPHLDTYNTFHVFNCDTMFLSLRTGIYTAEFHFSQMLVWLKNQPVMGRMDYLPQQELIAYGWYGKHKKPASQMRSALYHPRPQKSKLHPTQKPIGLLRKLIRNVTKIDDVVFDGFLGSGSTALACEQLGRRCVGIEQDAEYVQIALKRLEKLTGQKRKLVTNYEHTPR; translated from the coding sequence ATGAAAAAGGTACAACACGGAGACATCTACCTGGTCGGCACACATCTGATTGGTTGTGGTGATAGTTGTAATGCTTCCTTTGTATCTGAAGTACTGCAGGGACAGAAAGTACAAGCGATTGTGACTGATCCGCCGTATGGTGTGGCGTACGTTCAGAATAAAGAAGGAGTAGCTGAGCTTGGTGTATCTAACGCTAAAGATATCAAAGGTGACCATCTGCAAAGTGAGTACGAATACGCTCGCTTTACCGAGTCATGGCTTGGTGCTATCAAGCCCCATCTTGATACATACAACACCTTCCATGTCTTTAACTGCGACACGATGTTTTTGTCACTACGCACTGGCATATACACGGCTGAGTTTCATTTCAGTCAGATGTTGGTATGGCTGAAGAACCAGCCAGTCATGGGTCGCATGGACTATCTACCCCAGCAAGAACTCATCGCCTACGGCTGGTACGGCAAGCATAAGAAGCCAGCCTCACAAATGCGAAGTGCGCTCTACCACCCACGACCACAAAAATCGAAACTCCACCCAACCCAAAAACCAATTGGGCTACTTCGTAAACTAATTCGGAATGTGACGAAGATTGATGACGTGGTATTTGATGGGTTCTTGGGTAGCGGGAGTACTGCTCTGGCTTGTGAACAGTTGGGTCGACGGTGTGTTGGAATTGAACAAGATGCTGAATATGTACAGATTGCACTCAAGCGACTTGAGAAACTGACTGGTCAGAAACGAAAATTGGTAACGAATTATGAGCACACCCCACGATGA
- the recG gene encoding ATP-dependent DNA helicase RecG, producing MRISDPLQTHVRIDINHQKALKRVGIATVGDLLYYLPARYENISDVQSVGGLEKGQDAVVFGQLSGLKTRKAWKSRKPIAEGYVEDSSAKMKIMWFNQPYIAKMYQDGMFVKLAGKVAGSAGKLYLSNPEVEPLDSLPIDRHDSIFAGTTEQDDTLYPIYRETKGLTSRWLYHTALKLFEKGALDTILDPIPSAILKKYNLPELKTALVWVHSPKKAEHAESARKRFAFEEVFYIQVQKAEERAAVSAAQTYTIKTSRPHLEAFTSRFPFALTAAQSDAIDTVLQDFVGNHAMSRLLEGDVGSGKTAVAATTAYAVATSRPPEGMDKKIEYGNLQVAYMAPTEILAKQHFESFIEYFKHLPIQIGLITGSGCMKFPSKSDPTKPTKISKAQLLKWVHNGEIPILIGTHALIYKSVEFKHLAYVIIDEQHRFGTNQRKKLAKKDARLPHLLSMTATPIPRTLALTIYGDLDISLLDQMPAGRKPVITTIVGPGQSTEMYDHIESELAAGRQAYVICPRIDEPDPDEERAINMKSVIAEAKRLKKDVFKNWRIKPLHGKMTPAEKDAVMKDFSEHKIDILVATSVVEVGVNVPNATNIIIEGAERFGLAQLHQLRGRVVRGTHQPYCFAVTDSKSDKTRDRLKALATAKNGFELAEHDLQFRGSGELYGGKQSGLSDLGMEAIRNLKLVEAARKEAQHLVETHADIAKNFPLIHEKLSRLQDSLHLE from the coding sequence ATGCGTATCTCTGACCCACTACAGACCCACGTTCGAATAGACATCAATCACCAAAAAGCCCTCAAGCGGGTTGGCATTGCAACTGTCGGTGACCTGCTCTATTACCTACCCGCGAGATACGAAAATATTTCAGACGTGCAGTCAGTCGGCGGACTCGAGAAAGGTCAAGACGCCGTTGTCTTTGGGCAACTCTCAGGCCTTAAGACCCGCAAAGCTTGGAAGAGCCGTAAGCCAATCGCGGAGGGTTATGTAGAGGACAGCTCGGCCAAAATGAAAATTATGTGGTTCAACCAGCCATACATTGCCAAAATGTATCAAGATGGCATGTTTGTGAAGCTAGCCGGCAAAGTTGCGGGGAGTGCTGGCAAGCTGTATCTCAGCAACCCGGAGGTTGAGCCGCTCGACTCACTCCCGATCGACCGCCACGACAGCATCTTTGCCGGCACTACCGAGCAAGACGACACCCTCTACCCTATCTACCGAGAGACGAAGGGTCTCACCAGTCGCTGGCTGTATCACACCGCTCTAAAGCTTTTTGAAAAAGGCGCGCTCGACACTATTCTCGACCCAATTCCAAGCGCCATCCTCAAGAAGTACAATCTCCCTGAACTCAAGACCGCCCTCGTCTGGGTACACTCCCCCAAGAAAGCCGAACACGCCGAAAGCGCCCGGAAGCGTTTTGCATTTGAAGAGGTATTTTATATTCAGGTACAGAAAGCCGAGGAGCGGGCGGCAGTGAGCGCCGCGCAGACCTATACCATCAAGACCTCTCGTCCGCACCTTGAAGCCTTTACCTCACGCTTCCCGTTTGCACTCACTGCCGCCCAAAGTGATGCCATCGACACAGTGCTGCAAGACTTTGTCGGCAATCACGCGATGAGCCGCCTCCTTGAAGGTGATGTAGGTTCAGGCAAAACTGCTGTAGCTGCCACGACCGCCTACGCCGTCGCCACTTCGCGCCCACCAGAAGGCATGGATAAAAAAATCGAATACGGCAATCTCCAAGTGGCGTACATGGCTCCTACCGAAATCCTCGCCAAGCAACACTTTGAGAGTTTTATCGAATACTTCAAACACCTGCCAATTCAAATCGGCCTCATTACTGGTTCTGGCTGCATGAAGTTCCCTTCAAAGAGCGACCCTACTAAGCCGACCAAAATCAGCAAAGCACAGCTCCTGAAGTGGGTACACAATGGCGAAATACCAATTCTCATTGGTACGCACGCGCTGATTTATAAAAGCGTCGAGTTTAAACACCTCGCGTACGTCATCATCGACGAGCAACACCGCTTCGGCACCAATCAGCGCAAGAAGCTCGCCAAGAAAGACGCACGTCTACCACACCTCCTCTCGATGACGGCCACCCCGATTCCCCGCACCCTCGCCCTCACTATTTACGGCGATCTAGATATTTCGCTCCTCGACCAAATGCCGGCCGGCCGCAAGCCAGTTATTACAACTATCGTCGGCCCAGGGCAAAGCACCGAAATGTACGACCACATCGAAAGCGAGCTGGCGGCCGGCCGGCAAGCCTACGTCATCTGCCCCCGCATCGACGAACCAGATCCCGACGAAGAGCGCGCTATCAATATGAAAAGCGTTATTGCAGAAGCAAAACGCCTGAAGAAAGACGTGTTTAAAAACTGGCGCATCAAACCGCTCCACGGCAAGATGACCCCGGCTGAAAAAGATGCGGTCATGAAAGACTTCTCAGAACATAAGATAGATATCTTGGTAGCAACAAGCGTAGTGGAAGTGGGTGTCAATGTACCAAACGCCACCAACATTATCATTGAAGGTGCTGAGCGTTTTGGCTTGGCGCAACTTCACCAGCTCCGTGGCCGTGTGGTGCGCGGTACGCACCAGCCATACTGTTTTGCGGTGACCGACTCAAAAAGCGACAAGACCCGCGACCGACTCAAAGCGCTCGCGACCGCCAAAAACGGCTTTGAGCTTGCCGAGCACGACCTGCAGTTCCGTGGCTCGGGCGAACTCTATGGCGGTAAGCAAAGCGGCCTCTCCGACCTCGGCATGGAAGCAATTCGCAACCTCAAGCTCGTAGAAGCGGCCCGCAAAGAAGCGCAGCACCTTGTGGAGACACATGCCGACATCGCTAAGAATTTCCCTCTGATACATGAAAAATTAAGCAGGTTACAAGACTCACTACACCTCGAATAG
- a CDS encoding DNA modification methylase, with protein MKSKKITWSSTKRKVQDLTPNGYNPRKMEGEERHNLQKSIEEFGAVVPVVLNIGSRADVLIGGEQRVKIYADLGYKEVECMIPSRELTLEEERELNLRLNHNTGSWDEELLKAFDLDVLLDVGFADEELQGFFDDVELAEDDYDVEKAIEEMDEPRAKLGEIWQLGDHRLLVGDSTNEKLVTKLMGEAKAHLIYLDPPYNIGLSYDKGIGSGKNYGGKYSAKDDSKTDAEYQKFLANSIATSHKIALPKSHYFFWCDAKYIGDIQSLYKEHKITFKRLCSWVKNNQNPTPQTAFNRVHEPCVYGTSGKPYLNQNLKNTNEILNQKITSGNQLHDELLDMIDLWIVKRDNVQEYLHPTQKPVGLSEKPLKRCTAPGHVVFSGFGGSGSDLIACEQLHRKWYGVELDPVFASAIIDRWEKFTKQTAKRV; from the coding sequence ATGAAGTCAAAAAAGATAACGTGGTCATCCACGAAGCGTAAGGTGCAAGACCTCACGCCCAATGGATACAATCCACGCAAGATGGAGGGAGAAGAACGACACAATCTCCAAAAATCAATCGAGGAGTTTGGTGCAGTTGTACCAGTCGTACTAAACATCGGCTCACGAGCAGATGTGCTGATCGGGGGTGAACAGCGAGTAAAGATATACGCTGACCTTGGATACAAGGAAGTCGAGTGTATGATTCCCTCTCGGGAACTCACGCTCGAAGAAGAGCGAGAGTTAAACCTTCGCTTGAACCATAACACTGGTTCGTGGGATGAAGAATTGCTAAAAGCATTTGATCTCGACGTCTTACTTGATGTTGGATTTGCTGATGAAGAATTACAAGGTTTCTTCGATGATGTCGAACTCGCTGAAGATGACTATGATGTTGAAAAAGCGATTGAAGAAATGGATGAGCCACGAGCCAAGCTTGGAGAGATTTGGCAGTTAGGTGATCATCGCCTCTTGGTCGGAGATTCTACCAATGAAAAGCTGGTTACCAAACTCATGGGTGAAGCAAAAGCGCACCTCATTTATCTAGACCCGCCCTATAATATCGGTCTCTCATATGACAAAGGTATCGGTAGTGGCAAGAATTATGGAGGCAAGTACTCAGCTAAAGATGACTCGAAGACTGATGCTGAATACCAAAAGTTTCTTGCAAACAGTATTGCTACCTCACACAAGATAGCTCTACCCAAATCCCACTATTTCTTCTGGTGTGATGCTAAATACATTGGTGATATTCAGTCACTGTATAAGGAACACAAGATCACTTTTAAGCGGTTATGCTCGTGGGTGAAGAATAATCAAAACCCAACTCCGCAGACTGCCTTTAACCGAGTACATGAACCGTGTGTATACGGTACAAGTGGAAAGCCGTACCTAAATCAAAATCTCAAAAACACCAACGAGATTCTTAATCAAAAAATAACCAGCGGCAACCAACTTCATGACGAGCTACTCGACATGATCGACCTCTGGATTGTGAAGCGGGACAACGTGCAAGAGTATTTGCACCCGACTCAGAAGCCGGTTGGCTTAAGTGAAAAACCACTCAAGCGTTGTACCGCTCCTGGTCACGTAGTGTTCTCTGGTTTTGGCGGCAGTGGCAGTGATCTTATCGCTTGCGAACAATTGCATCGCAAGTGGTATGGCGTCGAACTTGATCCCGTGTTTGCCAGTGCCATCATCGATCGCTGGGAGAAATTTACCAAACAAACAGCCAAGCGCGTATGA
- a CDS encoding META domain-containing protein: protein MKKILLIMSVACAVVVLFIALAGMYKFNYLASLPGYDVDGNQIETTDAFEVVEVLGQSCQSDNDCETPAAYAIQSNCPYDSVCIANSCAVVCPHPFSGSSIDVAGPKNAAYTLDGETVTLVDGVSEAEVAPDSTTKIITRYFGNEVQTDLNNDGRTDAVFLLTQETGGTGTFFYVVAALNTKDGWVGSRGYFLGDRIAPQSTEVSRNINHKNVIVVNYADREDGRPMSEQPSVGKSVWLKLDIDSMTFGEVVQDFEGDADPNVMTLNMQIWTWVKTQYNNDTEFTPNQAEAFTLAFTEEGTISATTDCNSMHGTYELHENEITFGPMAMTRMFCAESQEQEFAEMLSKTQSYFFTSRGELVFELKDDAGSAIFR from the coding sequence ATGAAAAAGATTCTTTTAATAATGTCAGTGGCCTGTGCCGTTGTAGTGTTATTCATTGCTCTGGCAGGTATGTATAAGTTTAACTACTTAGCTTCTTTGCCTGGGTATGATGTTGATGGTAATCAGATTGAAACAACTGATGCTTTTGAAGTGGTTGAAGTGTTAGGTCAAAGTTGTCAATCTGATAACGATTGCGAAACTCCAGCAGCCTATGCAATACAGTCGAATTGTCCATACGACTCGGTATGTATTGCAAATAGTTGTGCTGTTGTTTGTCCGCACCCGTTTTCAGGGTCGTCAATTGATGTTGCTGGCCCGAAGAACGCCGCCTACACGCTAGATGGTGAAACGGTGACTCTGGTTGATGGTGTATCTGAAGCAGAAGTAGCACCTGATTCGACAACTAAAATCATCACGCGGTATTTTGGTAACGAAGTACAAACTGATCTCAACAACGATGGTCGTACAGATGCTGTATTTTTACTCACTCAAGAAACAGGTGGTACGGGAACATTTTTCTACGTTGTTGCGGCGCTCAATACTAAAGACGGGTGGGTCGGATCTCGTGGATACTTTTTGGGGGATCGAATAGCGCCGCAGTCCACTGAAGTAAGCAGAAACATAAATCATAAGAATGTGATAGTGGTTAATTATGCCGACAGAGAAGACGGCCGGCCGATGTCTGAACAACCGTCTGTTGGTAAAAGTGTTTGGTTGAAACTAGATATAGACTCAATGACTTTTGGTGAGGTTGTACAAGATTTCGAAGGAGATGCTGATCCAAATGTGATGACGCTTAATATGCAGATATGGACATGGGTTAAAACTCAGTACAACAATGATACTGAGTTTACTCCAAACCAAGCAGAAGCGTTTACTCTTGCTTTTACAGAAGAGGGGACAATTTCAGCTACAACTGATTGTAATTCTATGCATGGTACCTACGAACTCCATGAGAATGAAATTACGTTTGGTCCAATGGCGATGACCAGAATGTTTTGTGCAGAATCGCAAGAGCAGGAATTTGCAGAAATGTTATCAAAAACTCAATCATATTTTTTTACATCAAGAGGAGAGCTCGTTTTTGAACTGAAGGACGACGCTGGCTCGGCGATATTTCGTTAA